A stretch of the Perca fluviatilis chromosome 17, GENO_Pfluv_1.0, whole genome shotgun sequence genome encodes the following:
- the LOC120545581 gene encoding cilia- and flagella-associated protein 44 isoform X2: MSEENTICVGEQTESTPTASQENTEGHDGEHSEIQQQAEEGSNKQLSADTYYKYEDIHSRPFITPDSEIPENLLFLSHSFGYDSRRRGNLQLLDDTTLIFIAGNLLVLLDISTKEQRYLRSCSGGGIGSITAHPSKTYFVVAEKGIQPKIIVYEYPSLQPFSVLRGGTERAYSFVDFNRDGSLLASVGSTPDYMLSLWNWRKEEVMLSCKAVSQEVYRVSFSPYNPGQLTSSGSGHIKFWKMASTFTGLKLQGLMGHFGKTAATDVEGYVELPDGKVVSGTDWGNLLLWDGNAIKVEMCRKGGQKCHAGMVQPFALEDGQLMTIGSDGAVRGWDFESIDSADSNSDGSRFELEPMNEMVVGHNVCLSSLVKSSLPESCVWFAQDSNGAIWKLDLSFTYTTPDPECLFTFHAGPIQAMDASRKSHLMATAALDRSVRVFDFLAKKELTTTRFNQGGTALGWAPPVVNQSGSLLVTGFEDGVVRLLELYDPQRLHMVSGRSPKGDAMLRLNQAFKPHNAPVTAVAYERNGEILATGSSDSTVFFFTVGEKYNPIGFVSVPGPVQALEWSPHSHSENRLLILCQSGHVVEVQSPDPEAERPTNTFQLPDLSSRSFRFRSIKSQIKREAEIARRQAAKEKKKKEREERLKQSKNPDIEPEEEEEEEEEELPSIYIPESPSPLYCGFYSQPGQFWLSMGGYDSGFLYHCKFSEKQDQDPDQRQDEPFDFLPVHSTDNDPIRSIAFSSNRQLLLCGMHSGSIRVFPLQPADHSLTSMQAYWALSVHDNQYGPLRHIRCSHDDLFVLTVGDDGNIFSFSLLPPEELQKGLQRTRARVPSPRVGLENEALAQDIEDPAAYSIETAKQKLENDRLRREAELKIVAKQKKLAELQKKFKQLLTVNQSLPEQVRLKPVELQLDQRFREQAERVKAQRVREVRKQMAWEEERSSIALRKLQDWFKDSLEANVVTVVAIRSDHRVSTYRLPALARPSTGLRHHRPGWPDEDEAAAPEHRKSRAEPVKDSSVLEEEEVLRPPPARPAGIKLADRQVERLRKAAEKAEQARAKIEKRKKEWAQLYAEKPDENCEDPQDVQAIREAKENIGDLKLKSAKDFTVPKHLRVNAERKRAQLIGLEENTREKQTEMNRRIVILRDSKVRLVSQLHAQAQQVQKVQQRLAAIHHRPKPTLPTILPEETPEKRLGYSHATLERYRHLREQRLKNMEQEEQEGATSLLEQLEKEMEGEDGKEEEEEEEEERGEEGTPGLSASYLTREEKEKEEAKLSKLEKELQREEEIRLLHEQDSLLEQMESCVCQFDAELLLLRHQKLRLDWQLKMADLHQMTLYQELLLLKEFERREDKLQENLSARIKEEKSITSKLEEYNEQLELRRGDIAKLQEREKALIAAFHASLGEENKFEDFLTKVFKKKVKRVKKKEQKEEEEENSDEDSDDDDEWDDDDDYDSTEEGGAALDNNVCPPGCEPELFENTVQLRERRLDLEELLAEERKSAEALKRECDTLVKKEKLVKSSRKAAEDDLELVNREKQQKMNELDVVVPIRLHQIEFIANGSVPCDLSPVLVLDMKELNRLRERIRQLQAEKSHQRDLYIQARQQHVRLIHDRKDMVAQIQVLEKVCNEQMRMKFGRPVNLEALQTLSGNRTMEELKQEKLVREAAYAKEIKQWDAKVEEARQALMEVTRCNTERLRHMTNLFDQKKELEHKLNSRQKKMGKQFQDYRRRADQEEIQRLQGLVKIQAQQAEALRREIGLLSRKGVHVLPPNQAPKPLLAPMPTPTCHTHTRRQGPRRPSKPLKAHNSASKQGAN, translated from the exons ATGTCGGAAGAAAACACTATTTGTGTTGGTGAACAGACTGAGAGCACACCGACAGCTTCACAGGAAAACACCGAAG GACATGATGGTGAACACTCTGAGATACAGCAGCAGGCTGAGGAGGGATCAAACAAGCAGCTCTCTGCAGACACATACTACAAGTATGAGGATATTCACTCCAGACCCTTCATCACACCAGACTCTGAAATCCCAGAGAACCTCCTGTTCCTCTC TCACTCCTTTGGCTACGACAGTAGGCGCAGGGGgaacctgcagctgctggaTGACACAACTCTGATCTTTATAGCAGGTAACCTGCTCGTCCTGCTGGACATTTCCACCAAGGAGCAGAGATACCTCCGCTCCTGCAGCGGAGGAGGAATTGGCTCCATCACG gcaCACCCTAGCAAGACGTACTTTGTTGTAGCAGAGAAGGGAATCCAGCCCAAGATCATAGTATATGAATATCCCTCGTTACAACCGTTCAGCGTCCTCAGAG GCGGTACGGAGCGGGCGTACAGCTTTGTGGATTTTAACCGCGACGGGAGCCTGCTGGCCAGCGTGGGGAGCACACCCGACTACATGCTGTCTCTGTGGAattggaggaaggaggaagtgaTGCTGAGCTGCAAGGCCGTTTCTCAGGAGGTCTACAGAGTCAGCTTCTCCCCGTACAACCCAGGACAGCTCACATCATCAGGATCTGGACACATCAA GTTCTGGAAAATGGCCAGCACATTCACAGGTCTTAAATTGCAAGGGCTgatgggacattttgggaaaactgCAGCGACTGATGTTGAGGGCTATGTGGAACTTCCTGATGGAAAG GTGGTGTCCGGCACAGACTGGGGCAACTTGCTGCTGTGGGACGGGAATGCCATCAAGGTGGAGATGTGCCGTAAGGGGGGGCAAAAGTGCCACGCTGGGATGGTCCAGCCGTTTGCCCTGGAGGATGGACAGCTGATGACGATTGGCTCTGATGGTGCGGTCCGG ggctgggACTTTGAGAGCATCGACAGCGCCGACAGTAACAGCGACGGCAGCAGGTTTGAGCTGGAGCCCATGAATGAGATGGTGGTCGGACACAACGTCTGCCTCTCGTCTCTGGTGAAGAGCTCCCTGCCCGAGTCCTGCGTCTGGTTTGCTCAG GATTCCAACGGAGCCATCTGGAAACTGGATCTCTCATTCACCTACACG acTCCTGATCCAGAGTGCCTGTTTACCTTCCACGCCGGGCCGATCCAGGCCATGGACGCGTCCAGGAAATCTCACCTGATGGCCACGGCCGCTCTAGACC GTTCAGTCAGAGTTTTTGACTTCCTGGCAAAAAAAGAGCTGACCACCACTCGCTTCAATCAGGGTGGAACTGCTCTCGGCTGGGCTCCACCTGTG GTGAACCAGAGTGGTAGTTTACTGGTGACGGGCTTCGAGGACGGGGTGGTCCGGTTGCTGGAGCTGTACGACCCTCAGAGGCTGCACATGGTCAGCGGGCGCAGCCCCAAAGGAGACGCCATGCTACGCCTCAATCAGGCCTTCAAACCCCATAATGCCCCTGTAACTGCTGTTGCGTATGAGCGAAATGGAGAGATCTTAGCCACGGGG AGCTCCGACAGCACTGTGTTCTTCTTCACCGTCGGGGAAAAATACAACCCCATCGGCTTCGTCAGCGTTCCCGGGCCGGTGCAGGCGCTGGAGTGGTCACCTCATTCCCAC AGTGAAAACAGGCTGCTCATCCTGTGTCAGAGCGGTCACGTGGTCGAAGTGCAGAGCCCTGATCCAGAGGCTGAGAGGCCGACCAATACCTTCCAGCTGCCGGACCTGTCCAGCAGATCTTTCAGGTTCAGGAGCATCAAATCACAAATCAAG agAGAGGCGGAAATCGCAAGACGTCAAGCCgcaaaggagaagaagaagaaagaaagagaagagaggttGAAACAATCAAAGAATCCGGACATAGAgccagaggaagaagaagaggaggaagaggaagagttGCCCTCTATCTACATCCCCGAGTCTCCCAGTCCTCTCTACTGTGGCTTCTACTCACAGCCTGGCCAATTCTGGCTCTCCAtg GGTGGCTATGACTCAGGTTTCCTGTACCACTGTAAGTTCTCTGAGAAGCAGGACCAGGATCCGGACCAGCGGCAGGATGAgccctttgacttcctgcctgTCCACAGCACAGACAACGACCCCATTCGCTCCATCGCCTTCAG CTCCAACAGGCAGCTGCTGCTCTGCGGCATGCACTCCGGCTCCATCAGGGTTTTCCCTCTGCAGCCCGCTGACCACAGCCTCACCTCCATGCAGGCCTACTGGGCTCTCAGTGTCCACGACAACCAGTACGGACCCCTGCGGCACATCCGCTGTAGCCATGACGACCTTTTTGTGCTGACGGTGGGAGATGACGGGAACATCTTCTCCTTCAGCCTGCTTCCtccagaggagctgcagaaaggccTGCAGAGAACGAGGGCCAGGGTTCCTTCACCCAGG GTGGGTCTTGAGAATGAGGCGTTGGCCCAGGACATTGAGGACCCAGCAGCCTACAG CATTGAGACTGCTAAGCAGAAGCTGGAGAATGACCGTCTGCGTCGAGAGGCCGAGCTGAAGATTGTGGCGAAGCAGAAGAAGCTGGCTGAGCTCCAAAAGAAGTTTAAACAGCTGCTGACTGTCAACCAGAGTCTGCCGGAGCAAGTTCGCCTGAAACCTGtg gagctGCAGCTGGATCAGCGTTTCAGGGAGCAGGCCGAGAGGGTGAAGGCCCAGCGGGTGAGGGAGGTCAGAAAGCAGATGGCCTGGGAGGAGGAGCGCAGCAGCATAGCACTCCGCAAACTACAGGACTG GTTCAAGGACTCTCTGGAGGCCAACGTGGTCACTGTGGTCGCTATCCGCAGCGACCACAGAGTGTCCACCTACCGTCTGCCGGCGCTCGCCAGACCTTCAACCGGTCTCAGACATCACAGACCCGGCTGGCCTGACGAAGACGAAGCTGCTGCACCAGAACACAGAAAATCCAGAGCCGAGCCTGTAAAAGACAGCAGCGTATTAGAAG AAGAGGAGGTGCTGCGCCCCCCGCCGGCTCGTCCAGCGGGGATAAAGCTGGCGGATCGGCAGGTCGAGAGGCTCCGAAAGGCTGCAGAGAAAGCTGAACAAGCTCGAGCCAAGatagagaagaggaagaaggaatgGGCCCAACT TTACGCAGAGAAGCCAGACGAGAACTGCGAGGATCCGCAGGATGTGCAGGCCATCCGCGAAGCCAAAGAGAACATTGGAGACTTAAAACTAAAGTCAGCCAAAGACTTCACGGTGCCGAAACACCTGAGGGTGAACGCTGAGAGGAAGAGAGCGCAGCTGATAGGCCTGGAGGAAAAT ACGCGTGAGAAGCAGACTGAGATGAATAGACGGATCGTAATCTTGCGGGACTCCAAGGTTCGCCTGGTGTCTCAGTTGCACGCTCAGGCTCAGCAGGTCCAGAAGGTCCAGCAGCGTTTGGCGGCCATTCATCACCGCCCTAAACCCACCCTGCCCACCATACTGCCCGAGGAAACCCCAGAGAAGAGGCTGGGGTACAGCCACGCTACCCTGGAGCGATATCGGCATCTGAGGGAACAAAG gcTCAAGAACATGGAGCAAGAGGAGCAGGAGGGAGCCACAAGTTTATTGGAGCAGCTGGAGAAAGAGATGGAAGGAGAGGACgggaaagaggaagaagaagaagaagaagaggagagaggagaggaagggactCCAGGTCTgtcagcttcatatttaaccagagaagaaaaagaaaaggaagaagcaAAACTGAGCAAGCTGGAGAAGGAGCtccagagggaggaggagatcaGACTGCTGCACGAGCAGGACTCTCTGCTGGAGCAG ATGGAgagttgtgtgtgtcagtttgacgccgagctgctgctgctgcgtcaCCAGAAGCTGCGTCTGGACTGGCAGCTGAAGATGGCCGACCTCCACCAGATGACGCTCTACCAGGAGCTGCTGCTCCTCAAGGAGTTCGAGAGGAGGGAGGACAAGCTGCAGGAGAATCTCAGCGCACGCATCAAGGAGGAGAAAAGCATCACG TCTAAGCTGGAGGAGTATAATGAACAACTGGAACTGAGGCGGGGAGACATCGCCAAgctgcaggagagagagaaggctcTGATCGCCGCCTTCCACGCTTCGCTGGGCGAAGAAAACAAGTTTGAAGACTTTCTGACCAAAGTCTTCAAGAAGAAGGTCAAACGTGTTAAGAAGAAGGAGCAGAAGGAAG aagaagaggagaacagCGACGAAGACTCTGATGACGACGATGAgtgggatgatgatgatgactatGACAgcacagaggagggaggagctgcTCTGGACAACAATGTTTGCCCTCCAG gCTGTGAGCCAGAGTTGTTTGAGAACACAGTGCAGCTGCGTGAGCGTCGGCTGGACCTGGAGGAACTGCTAGcggaggagaggaagagtgCTGAAGCGCTGAAGAGAGAGTGTGACACCCTCGTCAAGAAG GAGAAGTTGGTGAAGAGCAGTCGGAAGGCAGCAGAGGACGACTTGGAGTTGGTGAACAGGGAGAAACAGCAGAAAATGAATGAGCTGGATGTGGTGGTTCCTATTAGACTGCATcag ATTGAGTTCATCGCTAACGGCTCGGTGCCGTGTGACCTGAGCCCGGTGTTGGTGCTGGACATGAAGGAGCTGAACAGGCTGCGGGAGCGCATCAGGCAGCTGCAGGCGGAGAAGAGCCATCAGAGAGATCTGTACATTCAGGCCCGCCAGCAGCACGTCAGGCTCATCCACGACCGCAAGGACATGGTCGCCCAAATCCAGG TGCTGGAGAAGGTGTGCAACGAGCAGATGAGGATGAAGTTCGGGAGGCCGGTGAATCTGGAGGCTCTGCAGACGCTGTCAGGGAACAGGACCATGGAGGAGCTCAAGCAGGAAAAACTCGTCCGTGAGGCTGCGTACGCCAAGGAAATCAAACAGTGGGAT GCGAAGGTAGAAGAGGCGCGCCAGGCTCTGATGGAGGTGACCAGGTGTAACACAGAGCGTCTCCGCCACATGACGAACCTCTTCGACCAGAAAAAGGAACTGGAGCATAAGCTCAACTCTAGGCAAAAGAAAATG GGCAAACAGTTCCAGGACTACAGGAGACGTGCGGACCAGGAGGAGATCCAGAGGCTCCAGGGGCTGGTGAAAATACAAGCGCAGCAGGCTGAGGCCCTCAGGAGAGAGATTGGCCTCCTGTCCCGTAAAGGAGTCCACGTGCTGCCCCCCAACCAGGCCCCAAAGCCCCTGCTCGCCCCCATGCCCACCCCCACATGTCACACCCACACCAGGAGACAAGGACCACGGCGTCCGTCCAAACCGCTTAAAGCGCACAACTCAGCCAGCAAACAGGGAGCTAAttaa